One Nocardioides aromaticivorans genomic window carries:
- a CDS encoding zinc-dependent dehydrogenase: MLALRYYAPEDVRLEEVPEPDCGADEVKIRVRNCSTCGTDVKILHNGHQNLTPPRITGHEVAGEVVEVGADVNATYGSDWQVGDRVQVIAAVPCGECHECRKGWMAVCQNQTSVGYQYDGGFAEFMVVPRQVLKVDGLNRIPDNVGYDEASAAEPFACAINAQELLGIEEGDTVVVFGAGPIGCMHIRIARGVHKAGPVYLVDVNAERLKMSADAVDPDEIIDGSEVDVVARVMELTGGRGADVIITATAANVTQEQAIAMAARNGRISFFGGLPKTDPTITCDSNVVHYRQLHIHGANGSAPEHNKRALEYISTGQVPVKDLITRHIPLTEVMDAFGIVQRGEAIKVTVEP; this comes from the coding sequence ATGCTCGCCCTGCGCTACTACGCCCCCGAGGACGTCCGTCTCGAGGAGGTCCCGGAGCCTGACTGCGGGGCCGATGAGGTCAAGATCCGGGTCCGCAACTGCTCGACCTGCGGCACGGACGTCAAGATCCTCCACAACGGCCACCAGAACCTGACGCCGCCGCGGATCACCGGCCACGAGGTCGCCGGCGAGGTCGTCGAGGTGGGGGCCGACGTCAACGCGACCTACGGCAGCGACTGGCAGGTCGGCGACCGGGTCCAGGTCATCGCCGCCGTGCCGTGCGGCGAGTGCCACGAGTGCCGCAAGGGCTGGATGGCCGTGTGCCAGAACCAGACCTCGGTCGGCTACCAGTACGACGGCGGGTTCGCCGAGTTCATGGTCGTGCCACGCCAGGTGCTGAAGGTCGACGGGCTCAACCGCATCCCGGACAACGTCGGGTACGACGAGGCCTCGGCGGCCGAGCCGTTCGCGTGCGCGATCAACGCCCAGGAGCTGCTGGGCATCGAGGAGGGCGACACCGTCGTCGTCTTCGGCGCCGGCCCGATCGGCTGCATGCACATCCGGATCGCCCGCGGCGTGCACAAGGCGGGTCCGGTCTACCTCGTCGACGTCAACGCCGAGCGGCTGAAGATGTCGGCCGACGCGGTCGACCCCGACGAGATCATCGACGGCAGCGAGGTCGACGTCGTCGCGCGGGTCATGGAGCTCACCGGAGGACGCGGCGCGGACGTCATCATCACCGCCACCGCCGCCAACGTCACCCAGGAGCAGGCCATCGCGATGGCCGCGCGCAACGGCCGGATCTCCTTCTTCGGCGGCCTCCCGAAGACCGACCCGACGATCACCTGCGACTCCAACGTCGTGCACTACCGCCAGCTGCACATCCACGGCGCCAACGGCTCCGCCCCCGAGCACAACAAGCGCGCGCTGGAGTACATCTCCACCGGCCAGGTGCCCGTGAAGGACCTGATCACCCGGCACATCCCGCTCACCGAGGTGATGGACGCGTTCGGCATCGTCCAGCGCGGCGAGGCGATCAAGGTCACGGTCGAGCCGTAG
- a CDS encoding GAF and ANTAR domain-containing protein, which produces MTSSVSLDQAAAALRQLAELVYQGESYSGIYEEICRIALQVVPGCDHACITTISAGRSPRLEATTDEVAALIDRTEWEVREGPCVDAILTDRFDCDSDITKDPTWPRLAERVLALTPVRGMVGYRITAGPQKVGALNLFSDAPDALSMEGAEVGAILASFASVAITAAREKSGAENLLAGLINNREIGKAIGVLMVTEGITDDEAFERLRTASNHLNVRLAEIARRVVADTDPGAPDLV; this is translated from the coding sequence ATGACCAGCTCGGTTTCCCTGGACCAGGCCGCGGCCGCCCTCCGGCAGCTCGCCGAGCTCGTGTACCAGGGCGAGTCGTACTCCGGCATCTACGAGGAGATCTGCAGGATCGCGCTCCAGGTCGTCCCCGGTTGCGACCATGCGTGCATCACCACGATCAGCGCCGGTCGGTCCCCGCGGCTCGAGGCGACCACGGACGAGGTCGCGGCGCTGATCGACCGCACGGAGTGGGAGGTCCGCGAGGGTCCGTGCGTCGACGCGATCCTGACCGACCGCTTCGACTGCGACTCGGACATCACCAAGGACCCCACCTGGCCGCGCCTCGCCGAACGGGTCCTGGCCCTCACCCCCGTCCGCGGGATGGTCGGCTACCGCATCACGGCAGGGCCGCAGAAGGTGGGCGCGCTCAACCTCTTCTCCGATGCCCCGGACGCCCTGAGCATGGAGGGCGCGGAGGTCGGCGCGATCCTCGCCTCGTTCGCCTCGGTCGCCATCACCGCCGCTCGCGAGAAGTCCGGAGCCGAGAACCTCCTCGCAGGCCTGATCAACAACCGGGAGATCGGCAAGGCCATCGGCGTCCTGATGGTGACGGAGGGCATCACCGACGACGAGGCGTTCGAGAGGCTGCGGACCGCCTCGAACCACCTCAACGTGCGACTCGCCGAGATCGCGCGGCGCGTCGTCGCCGACACCGACCCGGGTGCGCCTGACCTCGTCTGA
- a CDS encoding sensor histidine kinase, with product MSTRPEAVVDSAVDARAGRWAATGFAVLHVLLFVPVVLTFVLVTVSAVLVVVWLGVVLLAGVLPAMRGLVGIHRWIASRLLGAPLPAPYRPLPGGLLRDLNTRATDPLTWREILWMLWAMTFGFAISLLALALFLGVVTWPIWWYGVGPLMRARAVVDRAILTIGRTERLEQRVQALTESRAVVVDHSAAELRRIERDLHDGPQARLAAVSLSLGLADDLFETDPDAARRLINEARTTSSSALGELRDVVRGIHPPVLADRGLGGAVAALAIDMPVPVDLDLELPERLPAPVESAVYFTVAESLANTAKHAGAGQVAIRLHHADGLLRGEVRDDGRGGANPRSGTGLQGIAARLAAFDGTMSVSSPVGGPTVVSWEVPCASSSPKTTPS from the coding sequence GTGAGCACCCGCCCGGAAGCCGTCGTCGACAGCGCCGTCGACGCGCGTGCCGGACGCTGGGCGGCCACGGGCTTCGCGGTCCTGCACGTCCTGCTCTTCGTGCCGGTCGTGCTCACCTTCGTGCTCGTCACGGTCAGCGCGGTGCTGGTGGTCGTGTGGCTGGGCGTCGTCCTGCTGGCCGGCGTGCTCCCGGCGATGCGTGGGCTGGTCGGCATCCACCGCTGGATCGCGTCGCGCCTCCTCGGGGCGCCGCTCCCGGCGCCGTACCGACCGCTGCCCGGAGGGCTCCTGCGCGACCTGAACACGCGCGCGACCGACCCCCTGACCTGGCGCGAGATCCTCTGGATGCTGTGGGCGATGACCTTCGGCTTCGCCATCTCGCTCCTGGCGCTGGCGCTCTTCCTCGGCGTCGTCACCTGGCCGATCTGGTGGTACGGCGTCGGCCCGCTGATGCGCGCCCGCGCAGTCGTCGACCGGGCGATCCTGACCATCGGCCGCACCGAGCGCCTGGAGCAGCGCGTGCAGGCGTTGACGGAGTCGCGGGCCGTCGTCGTCGACCACTCCGCCGCCGAGCTGCGCCGGATCGAGCGCGACCTGCACGACGGGCCGCAGGCGCGACTGGCGGCCGTGTCGCTGAGCCTCGGCCTCGCCGACGACCTGTTCGAGACCGATCCCGACGCCGCGCGCAGGCTCATCAACGAAGCCAGGACGACGTCGTCCAGCGCGCTGGGGGAGCTGCGCGACGTCGTCCGCGGCATCCATCCGCCGGTGCTCGCCGACCGGGGTCTCGGGGGTGCGGTCGCGGCCCTCGCCATCGACATGCCCGTCCCCGTCGACCTCGACCTCGAGCTGCCCGAGCGGCTGCCGGCGCCCGTCGAGTCCGCGGTCTACTTCACCGTCGCCGAGTCGCTCGCGAACACCGCGAAGCACGCCGGCGCCGGACAGGTGGCGATCCGGCTGCACCACGCGGACGGCCTGCTGCGCGGCGAGGTCCGCGACGACGGCCGGGGCGGCGCGAACCCCCGCTCGGGCACCGGCCTGCAGGGAATTGCCGCGCGGCTGGCGGCCTTCGACGGCACGATGTCCGTGTCGAGCCCGGTGGGCGGGCCGACCGTCGTGAGCTGGGAGGTCCCGTGCGCATCGTCCTCGCCGAAGACCACGCCCTCCTGA
- a CDS encoding DeoR/GlpR family DNA-binding transcription regulator: MDSETRQAQILEHARTRGRVEVIAMADELGVATETIRRDLRVLADRRLVKRTHGGAIPLESATFESGVEYRSRVDLAQKRRIAAAAAELLHGAETVYIDEGYSPRLVAEKLADKELTVVTSSLLAAEALADSDSVTVMLLGGRMRGRTLATVGEWNASVLRGLTIDLAFLGTNAVSVEDGLTTPDPAVAAIKGEAVRRSRRRVLIAAHSKFGISSFCRFADVADFETIVTGTELDKDEAERYHALGPVVVRV, from the coding sequence GTGGACTCCGAGACCAGGCAGGCGCAGATCCTCGAGCACGCGCGCACGCGCGGCCGGGTCGAGGTGATCGCCATGGCGGACGAGCTCGGTGTCGCGACGGAGACGATCCGCCGCGACCTCCGGGTGCTCGCCGACCGGCGGCTGGTGAAGCGGACCCACGGCGGTGCCATCCCGCTCGAGAGCGCGACCTTCGAGTCCGGGGTCGAGTACCGCAGCCGCGTCGACCTCGCCCAGAAGCGCCGGATCGCCGCCGCGGCCGCCGAGCTCCTCCACGGTGCCGAGACGGTCTACATCGACGAGGGCTACAGCCCGCGGCTGGTCGCGGAGAAGCTGGCGGACAAGGAGCTGACGGTGGTCACCTCCTCGCTCCTGGCGGCCGAGGCGCTGGCCGACAGCGACTCCGTGACGGTGATGCTGCTGGGCGGCCGGATGCGCGGACGCACCCTGGCGACGGTCGGGGAGTGGAACGCCAGCGTGCTGCGTGGCCTGACCATCGACCTGGCCTTCCTCGGGACCAACGCGGTGTCGGTCGAGGACGGCCTCACCACCCCCGACCCGGCCGTCGCGGCCATCAAGGGCGAGGCCGTACGGCGGTCGCGGCGCCGCGTGCTGATCGCGGCCCACAGCAAGTTCGGGATCAGCAGCTTCTGCCGGTTCGCGGACGTCGCCGACTTCGAGACGATCGTCACCGGCACCGAGCTCGACAAGGACGAGGCCGAGCGCTACCACGCGCTCGGCCCCGTCGTCGTCAGGGTCTGA
- a CDS encoding MFS transporter, producing MTSLKKASRLHPAWVVAAVAFLALVGAAGFRAAPGALMVPLHDEFGWSTSVMSLAVSINLVLFGLTAPFAAALMDRFGVRRVVACALTLVALGAGSSVFMTASWQLLVCWGVLIGLGTGSMALVFAATIANRWFEQRRGLVMGVLTAGSATGQLVFLPIVAGLADHAGWRPASLVVAAAALVVVPVVWVVVRDFPEDRGVRPFGAGDDWAPPPRQHGGATRRALEGLAFASRQRAFWALAGAFAICGATTNGLIGIHFIPSAHDHGMSSTTAAGLLAVVGVFDIVGTIASGWLTDKFDPRVLLVAYYAFRGLGLLLLPQLLADSVHPSMVLFIVIYGLDWVATVPPTAALCREAFGERGTIVFGWVFASHQVGAAVAALGAGVIRDQLGAYTWAWWGGAALCAVAAVLSVVVGGADDDEAAPAEPSRVPGAVA from the coding sequence GTGACTTCGTTGAAGAAAGCCAGCCGCCTGCACCCCGCCTGGGTGGTCGCGGCGGTGGCCTTCCTCGCCCTCGTCGGCGCCGCCGGCTTCCGGGCCGCGCCCGGCGCGCTGATGGTGCCGCTGCACGACGAGTTCGGCTGGTCCACGAGCGTCATGTCGCTGGCGGTCAGCATCAACCTGGTCCTCTTCGGCCTGACCGCCCCCTTCGCCGCGGCGCTCATGGACCGCTTCGGTGTACGACGGGTGGTGGCCTGCGCCCTGACGCTGGTCGCGCTCGGGGCGGGCAGCAGCGTGTTCATGACCGCGTCGTGGCAGCTGCTCGTGTGCTGGGGCGTGCTGATCGGCCTGGGCACCGGGTCGATGGCGCTGGTCTTCGCCGCGACGATCGCCAACCGCTGGTTCGAGCAGCGGCGCGGCCTGGTCATGGGCGTGCTCACCGCGGGCTCCGCCACCGGCCAGCTCGTGTTCCTGCCCATCGTGGCGGGCCTGGCCGACCACGCCGGCTGGCGCCCGGCCTCGCTCGTGGTCGCGGCGGCCGCGCTGGTCGTCGTACCGGTGGTGTGGGTGGTGGTCCGCGACTTCCCGGAGGACCGCGGGGTGCGGCCGTTCGGGGCCGGCGACGACTGGGCGCCGCCGCCGCGCCAGCACGGCGGAGCGACGCGGCGGGCGCTCGAGGGCCTGGCCTTCGCCTCGCGGCAGCGGGCGTTCTGGGCGCTCGCCGGCGCCTTCGCGATCTGCGGCGCGACGACCAACGGCCTGATCGGCATCCACTTCATCCCGTCGGCGCACGACCACGGCATGTCGAGCACGACGGCCGCCGGGCTGCTCGCCGTCGTGGGCGTCTTCGACATCGTCGGCACCATCGCCTCGGGGTGGCTGACCGACAAGTTCGACCCGCGGGTCCTGCTCGTCGCCTACTACGCCTTCCGCGGGCTCGGCCTGCTCCTGCTGCCGCAGCTGCTCGCCGACAGCGTGCACCCGAGCATGGTGCTGTTCATCGTGATCTACGGCCTGGACTGGGTCGCGACCGTCCCGCCGACGGCGGCCCTGTGCCGGGAGGCCTTCGGCGAGCGGGGCACGATCGTCTTCGGCTGGGTCTTCGCCTCGCACCAGGTCGGAGCGGCCGTCGCCGCCCTCGGGGCCGGGGTCATCCGCGACCAGCTCGGCGCCTACACCTGGGCGTGGTGGGGAGGCGCGGCGCTGTGCGCGGTCGCGGCCGTGCTGTCCGTGGTCGTCGGCGGTGCGGACGACGACGAGGCCGCACCTGCGGAGCCGTCGAGGGTGCCGGGCGCCGTGGCCTGA
- a CDS encoding MMPL family transporter, producing the protein MSNPLTALPTRAARWSATHPWRAIGAWLLLVVVAVGLAGAVPTNEVEDADYRVGESGRAEALMESAGLDSPPTENVLITSRSGRLDGAEARDAATEVADRMRGVEGVSGVGDVVPSEDGSALLVPVELTSDDIDADPLLDATAAVQADHPQLVVEQAGDVTIDEAIDERVGEDLHSAELFSLPITLALMLLAFGALIAAGLPVLLAATSVAATIGICAPVSHLVPAEPTIYSMVVLIGMAVGVDYSLFYLKRERQERAAGRTTLDAVAIAAETSGHAILVSGGAVIASLAGLFVLTDVTFNSLATGSIIVVAVAVLGSITVLPALLAKLGRWVDRPRVPLLWRLTRRTTTGAISGRLLGPVVRRPVAALAVAGIGVVALAVPALSMKTHQASAETLPADIPVVQTFRAITKAFPSEGTSAQVVVAGADAGAAESALKELAAAAGRTGDFVAAGATVQTSEDGGTSVLHLPIPYDESDDRATAAVERLRSELVPDALGDDLAGAEHAVGGGAAESLDYAHKQGERMPLLLGLVLLLTMVMMIVAFRSVVLGVLSTVLNLASVGVAFGILSIVFQHGVGESLLDFTSPGFVIDWIPVFVLVVLVGLSMDYHVFVLSRIRELVDGGMPVRDAVHRGIADTAGVITSAAAVMVSVFAIFATLSMMEMKMMGVGLSAAILVDATVIRLVVLPAALVLLGDRAWPRRRPPVPPAPAGPPAPPAPPTEWVSKDGELVPVR; encoded by the coding sequence ATGTCCAACCCCCTCACCGCGTTGCCCACCCGGGCCGCGCGCTGGAGCGCGACCCACCCGTGGCGCGCGATCGGCGCGTGGCTGCTCCTCGTCGTCGTGGCCGTCGGCCTCGCCGGGGCCGTCCCCACCAACGAGGTCGAGGACGCCGACTACCGCGTGGGCGAGTCCGGTCGCGCCGAGGCCCTGATGGAGTCCGCCGGCCTGGACAGCCCGCCGACCGAGAACGTCCTCATCACCTCCCGCTCCGGCCGCCTGGACGGCGCCGAGGCGCGGGACGCGGCTACCGAGGTGGCCGACCGGATGCGCGGCGTCGAGGGCGTCTCCGGCGTCGGCGACGTCGTACCGAGCGAGGACGGCAGCGCCCTCCTCGTGCCGGTCGAGCTCACCTCCGACGACATCGACGCCGATCCCCTGCTCGACGCCACCGCAGCCGTCCAGGCGGACCACCCGCAGCTCGTCGTCGAGCAGGCCGGCGACGTCACCATCGACGAGGCGATCGACGAGCGGGTCGGCGAGGACCTCCACTCCGCGGAGCTGTTCAGCCTGCCGATCACGCTGGCGCTGATGCTGCTCGCCTTCGGCGCCCTCATCGCGGCCGGACTGCCGGTGCTGCTCGCGGCGACCAGCGTCGCGGCCACGATCGGGATCTGCGCGCCGGTCTCCCACCTCGTCCCGGCGGAGCCGACGATCTACAGCATGGTCGTGCTGATCGGCATGGCCGTCGGCGTCGACTACTCGCTCTTCTACCTCAAGCGCGAGCGCCAGGAGCGGGCCGCCGGCCGGACGACGCTCGACGCCGTCGCCATCGCCGCCGAGACCTCCGGGCACGCCATCCTCGTCTCCGGAGGAGCGGTGATCGCCTCGCTGGCCGGGCTGTTCGTCCTCACCGACGTCACCTTCAACTCGCTGGCCACCGGCTCGATCATCGTCGTCGCCGTGGCCGTGCTCGGCTCGATCACCGTCCTCCCGGCGCTGTTGGCCAAGCTGGGTCGCTGGGTCGACCGCCCCCGGGTCCCGCTGCTGTGGCGCCTGACCCGTCGTACGACGACCGGCGCGATCAGCGGTCGCCTGCTCGGCCCCGTGGTGCGCCGGCCAGTGGCCGCCCTGGCCGTCGCCGGCATCGGGGTGGTCGCGCTCGCCGTACCGGCGCTGTCGATGAAGACCCACCAGGCCAGCGCGGAGACCCTGCCCGCCGACATCCCCGTCGTACAGACCTTCCGGGCGATCACGAAGGCCTTCCCGAGCGAGGGCACCTCGGCGCAGGTCGTCGTCGCGGGCGCCGACGCCGGCGCGGCCGAGAGCGCGCTCAAGGAGCTGGCCGCGGCGGCCGGACGGACGGGCGACTTCGTCGCGGCGGGTGCCACCGTCCAGACCTCGGAGGACGGCGGCACGTCCGTCCTGCACCTGCCGATCCCCTACGACGAGTCCGACGACCGCGCCACCGCCGCGGTGGAGCGGCTCCGGTCGGAGCTCGTCCCGGACGCCCTCGGCGACGACCTGGCCGGGGCGGAGCACGCCGTCGGCGGCGGTGCGGCCGAGTCGCTGGACTACGCCCACAAGCAGGGCGAGCGGATGCCCCTCCTGCTCGGGCTCGTGCTCCTGCTGACGATGGTGATGATGATCGTGGCGTTCCGCAGCGTGGTGCTCGGCGTGCTCTCGACGGTGCTCAACCTGGCGTCCGTCGGCGTCGCCTTCGGCATCCTGTCGATCGTCTTCCAGCACGGCGTCGGCGAGTCCCTGCTCGACTTCACCAGCCCCGGCTTCGTGATCGACTGGATCCCGGTCTTCGTGCTGGTGGTGCTGGTCGGGCTCTCCATGGACTACCACGTGTTCGTGCTCAGCCGGATCCGCGAGCTGGTCGACGGCGGGATGCCGGTGCGCGACGCCGTGCACCGCGGGATCGCCGACACGGCCGGTGTGATCACCAGTGCGGCCGCGGTGATGGTGTCGGTGTTCGCCATCTTCGCGACGCTCTCGATGATGGAGATGAAGATGATGGGCGTCGGGCTCTCGGCCGCGATCCTCGTCGACGCGACCGTCATCCGGCTGGTCGTGCTGCCGGCCGCGCTGGTCCTCCTCGGCGACCGGGCCTGGCCGCGGCGCCGTCCGCCCGTCCCGCCCGCGCCGGCTGGTCCGCCGGCGCCGCCCGCACCGCCGACCGAGTGGGTCTCGAAGGACGGGGAGCTGGTGCCGGTCCGCTGA
- a CDS encoding alkaline phosphatase family protein, producing MRATTMVRFPRHPAPALVLVGALLLAGCSPAGPGPDAGSAPASSAGASSPGASSPGLEPLSKVLVVIEENHTLDQMRAGMPYAASLADEYGYATHWSALTHPSEPNYLAIVGGSTYGVVDDRAPDANAAKVGHAQSIFGQALAADRTARTYAESMPGTCHVWDHPDKAVATPTYAVRHNPWVYFADERDQCAEHDVDLSTFADDAAHDRLPNVGLLIPDLTHDAHDGSLAAADRWLRQQLGPVLDSADFRTGRLAVVITADEDDRSRDNRVLTAVLHVGLSHEVVDTPLNHYSLTRFMAEVLGVRPLGEADGAPDLRAAFGI from the coding sequence GTGAGGGCGACGACCATGGTGAGGTTCCCCCGACACCCAGCGCCTGCGCTGGTGCTCGTCGGCGCGCTCCTCCTCGCGGGCTGCAGCCCGGCCGGACCCGGCCCCGACGCCGGGTCCGCGCCGGCCTCGTCGGCCGGGGCCTCGTCGCCCGGGGCCTCGTCGCCCGGGCTCGAGCCGCTGTCGAAGGTGCTCGTCGTGATCGAGGAGAACCACACCCTCGACCAGATGCGGGCCGGCATGCCGTACGCCGCCTCGTTGGCCGACGAGTACGGCTACGCGACCCACTGGTCCGCGCTGACCCACCCCAGCGAGCCGAACTATCTCGCCATCGTCGGGGGATCGACGTACGGCGTCGTCGACGACCGGGCGCCCGATGCCAATGCGGCCAAGGTGGGCCACGCGCAGTCGATCTTCGGCCAGGCCCTCGCGGCCGACAGGACGGCCCGCACCTATGCGGAGTCGATGCCCGGGACGTGCCACGTCTGGGACCACCCCGACAAGGCCGTCGCGACCCCGACGTACGCCGTCCGGCACAACCCGTGGGTCTACTTCGCCGACGAGCGCGACCAGTGCGCCGAGCACGACGTCGACCTGAGCACCTTCGCCGACGACGCCGCCCACGACAGGCTCCCGAACGTGGGGCTGCTCATCCCGGACCTGACCCACGACGCGCACGACGGCTCGCTCGCCGCCGCGGACCGCTGGCTCCGGCAGCAGCTCGGACCGGTGCTGGACAGCGCTGACTTCAGGACGGGGCGGCTCGCCGTCGTCATCACCGCCGACGAGGACGACCGCAGCCGGGACAACCGCGTCCTCACCGCCGTGCTCCACGTGGGCCTGTCCCACGAGGTCGTCGACACCCCGCTCAACCACTACTCGCTGACCCGCTTCATGGCCGAGGTCCTCGGAGTCCGACCGCTGGGGGAGGCCGACGGCGCGCCGGACCTGCGCGCCGCCTTCGGCATCTGA
- a CDS encoding PTS mannitol transporter subunit IICBA yields MSTTLPAQRTGVRLHVQKFGTALSNMVMPNIGAFIAWGLITALFIEVGWLAKLGIGDSPGSWVAEIGGWGEYAGGGIVGPMITYLLPILIGYTGGRMVHDTRGGVVGAIATMGVVAGTEIPMFLGAMIMGPLGGWTMKRLDALWDGSIRPGFEMLVNNFSAGIWGAIVATFGFFVMSPVVTFLSDRLGDGVDFLVDNSLLPLTSLIIEPAKVLFLNNAINHGVLTPLGTTEALEEGKSVLFLLEANPGPGLGLLLAYMVFGRGIAKASAPGAAIIHFLGGIHEIYFPYVLMKPKLIVAMIAGGMTGVFVNVVFDVGLRAPAAPGSVFAVYAQTASDSYVGVTLSMLAAAGVTFLVAALLLRGDTDGGEDLAGATASMEAMKGKRSIASSALAGSRRGTIERIVFACDAGMGSSAMGASVLRRKIQAAGFGQVSVVNQAIANLTDTFDLVVTHRDLTDRARQKTPSALHVSVEDFMSTPRYDEIVELLAESGSTATAPEAPAPADAEVPGSGGVLSTSSIVLSGTARTRDEAITEAGELLVAAGVVDPSYVTAMHEREKSVSTHMGNGLAIPHGTNEAKAAVRRTGISFVRYAEPVDWNGKPAEFVIGIAGTGNEHLGLLGQIAHVFLDKDQVARLRAARTEDDVRAVLDGVHA; encoded by the coding sequence ATGTCGACCACCCTCCCGGCCCAGCGGACCGGTGTCCGCCTCCACGTCCAGAAGTTCGGCACGGCGCTGTCGAACATGGTCATGCCGAACATCGGCGCCTTCATCGCCTGGGGCCTGATCACGGCCCTGTTCATCGAGGTCGGCTGGCTGGCCAAGCTCGGGATCGGCGACAGCCCCGGCAGCTGGGTCGCCGAGATCGGCGGCTGGGGCGAGTACGCCGGCGGCGGGATCGTCGGCCCGATGATCACCTACCTGCTGCCGATCCTGATCGGCTACACCGGCGGCCGGATGGTCCACGACACCCGGGGCGGCGTCGTCGGCGCGATCGCCACCATGGGCGTGGTCGCCGGCACCGAGATCCCGATGTTCCTCGGCGCCATGATCATGGGCCCGCTCGGCGGCTGGACGATGAAGCGCCTCGACGCCCTGTGGGACGGCAGCATCCGCCCCGGCTTCGAGATGCTCGTCAACAACTTCTCGGCCGGCATCTGGGGCGCGATCGTCGCGACCTTCGGCTTCTTCGTGATGAGCCCGGTGGTGACCTTCCTCAGCGACCGGCTCGGCGACGGCGTGGACTTCCTCGTCGACAACAGCCTGCTGCCGCTGACCTCGCTGATCATCGAGCCCGCGAAGGTCCTCTTCCTCAACAACGCGATCAACCACGGCGTGCTCACGCCGCTCGGCACCACGGAGGCGCTCGAGGAGGGCAAGTCGGTCCTCTTCCTCCTGGAGGCCAACCCCGGCCCCGGCCTGGGCCTGCTGCTCGCCTACATGGTCTTCGGCCGGGGCATCGCCAAGGCGTCGGCCCCGGGCGCCGCGATCATCCACTTCCTCGGCGGCATCCACGAGATCTACTTCCCCTACGTCCTGATGAAGCCGAAGCTGATCGTCGCGATGATCGCGGGCGGCATGACCGGCGTCTTCGTCAACGTCGTCTTCGACGTGGGCCTGCGCGCCCCGGCCGCACCCGGCTCGGTGTTCGCCGTCTACGCCCAGACGGCCAGCGACAGCTATGTCGGCGTCACCCTGTCGATGCTGGCCGCCGCCGGCGTCACCTTCCTCGTCGCCGCCCTCCTGCTCCGTGGCGACACCGACGGGGGCGAGGACCTCGCCGGCGCGACCGCCAGCATGGAGGCGATGAAGGGCAAGCGGTCGATCGCGTCCAGCGCCCTGGCCGGGAGCCGGCGCGGCACCATCGAGCGGATCGTCTTCGCCTGCGACGCCGGCATGGGCTCGTCCGCGATGGGCGCCTCGGTCCTGCGGCGCAAGATCCAGGCCGCCGGCTTCGGCCAGGTCAGCGTCGTCAACCAGGCGATCGCCAACCTCACCGACACCTTCGACCTCGTCGTCACCCACCGCGACCTCACCGACCGCGCCCGGCAGAAGACGCCGTCGGCCCTGCACGTCTCGGTCGAGGACTTCATGAGCACGCCGCGGTACGACGAGATCGTCGAGCTGCTGGCGGAGAGCGGGTCCACCGCCACCGCTCCTGAGGCCCCCGCGCCGGCAGACGCCGAGGTCCCGGGCAGCGGCGGGGTCCTGTCGACCTCCTCGATCGTGCTGTCCGGAACCGCCCGCACCCGCGACGAGGCGATCACCGAGGCGGGCGAGCTGCTCGTCGCGGCCGGGGTCGTCGACCCGTCGTACGTCACGGCCATGCACGAGCGTGAGAAGTCGGTCTCCACCCACATGGGCAACGGACTGGCGATCCCGCACGGCACCAACGAGGCCAAGGCGGCGGTGCGGCGCACCGGCATCTCGTTCGTCCGCTACGCCGAGCCGGTCGACTGGAACGGCAAGCCGGCGGAGTTCGTCATCGGCATCGCGGGCACCGGCAACGAGCACCTCGGGCTGCTCGGCCAGATCGCGCACGTCTTCCTCGACAAGGACCAGGTCGCCCGGCTCCGGGCCGCCAGGACCGAGGACGACGTCCGCGCGGTCCTCGACGGGGTGCACGCCTGA
- a CDS encoding winged helix-turn-helix transcriptional regulator: MPLRSDWSTEYCPIRRSLDVLGDPWVLLIVRDVLHGNGRFDQLHRNLGISEAVLSRRLRTMREAGLLATVDYERDGRVRQRYVATEAAADLLPLLHHLAIWGERHTVEPEGGAHMALVHQACGEETTDGERCSACGEQLRPEDMTWVKPWLGSEHQLRAAGA, translated from the coding sequence ATGCCGCTGCGCTCGGACTGGTCGACGGAGTACTGCCCGATCCGCCGCTCCCTCGACGTCCTCGGCGACCCGTGGGTGCTGCTGATCGTGCGCGACGTGCTGCACGGCAACGGGCGCTTCGACCAGCTGCACCGCAACCTCGGCATCTCCGAGGCGGTCCTCTCCCGGCGGCTGCGCACCATGCGCGAGGCCGGGCTCCTCGCCACCGTCGACTACGAGCGCGACGGCCGGGTGCGCCAGCGGTACGTCGCCACCGAGGCCGCCGCCGACCTGCTCCCGCTGCTGCACCACCTCGCCATCTGGGGCGAGAGGCACACGGTCGAGCCCGAGGGCGGCGCCCACATGGCGCTGGTGCACCAGGCGTGCGGCGAGGAGACCACCGACGGCGAGCGGTGCTCGGCGTGCGGCGAGCAGCTGCGGCCCGAGGACATGACCTGGGTCAAGCCGTGGCTGGGGTCCGAGCACCAGCTGCGGGCCGCGGGCGCCTGA